A section of the Pseudomonas fluorescens genome encodes:
- a CDS encoding aminopeptidase P family protein: protein MSTQPLPHGTVPQRLAHTRELMKREGIHALLVPSADPHLSEYLPGYWQGRQWLSGFHGSVGTLIVTADFAGVWADSRYWEQASKELNGSGIELVKLQPGQPGPLEWLGEQTPEGGVVAVDGAVMAVASARTLGSKLAERGARLRTDIDLLNEVWSDRPALPNQPIYQHLPPQATVSRGEKLAALRASLKEKDADWHFIATLDDIAWLFNLRGADVSFNPVFVSFALINQQQATLFVALGKVDAQLRGVLEQDGVTLRDYSEVAAALGEVPDGASLQVDPARVTAGLLDNLASGVKLVEGLNPTTLAKSRKSLADAEHIRRAMEQDGAALCEFFAWLDSALGRERITELTIDEHLTAARTRRPDFVSLSFNTIAAFNGNGAMPHYHATQAEHAVIEGDGLLLIDSGGQYLGGTTDITRMVPIGTPSEEQKRDCTRVLKGVIALSRAQFPKGILSPLLDAIARAPIWAEGVDYGHGTGHGVGYFLNVHEGPQVIAYQAATAPQTAMQAGMITSIEPGTYRPGRWGVRIENLVLNREAGKTEFGEFLKFETLTLCPIDTRCLVPSLLTTEERQWFNDYHGEVRQRLSPLLSGAALEWLQVRTAAI, encoded by the coding sequence ATGAGTACGCAGCCTTTGCCCCATGGAACGGTTCCCCAGCGCCTGGCGCACACCCGCGAGTTGATGAAACGGGAGGGCATCCATGCCTTGCTGGTGCCATCGGCCGATCCGCACCTGTCCGAGTACTTGCCGGGTTATTGGCAGGGGAGGCAGTGGTTGTCGGGGTTTCATGGGTCGGTAGGCACGCTGATCGTCACGGCTGATTTCGCCGGGGTCTGGGCTGACAGCCGTTACTGGGAGCAGGCGAGCAAGGAGCTCAACGGCAGCGGCATCGAGTTGGTGAAGCTGCAACCGGGGCAGCCCGGCCCGCTGGAATGGCTGGGTGAGCAAACCCCGGAAGGCGGGGTAGTGGCAGTGGACGGCGCGGTGATGGCCGTTGCATCCGCCCGTACCCTGGGCAGCAAGCTGGCAGAGCGGGGCGCGCGCCTGCGTACTGATATCGATCTGTTGAACGAGGTCTGGAGCGACCGCCCGGCACTGCCAAACCAGCCGATCTATCAGCACCTGCCACCCCAGGCGACTGTCAGCCGAGGCGAAAAACTTGCGGCACTGCGCGCCAGCCTGAAAGAAAAGGACGCAGATTGGCATTTCATTGCCACCCTGGATGACATCGCCTGGCTGTTCAATCTGCGCGGTGCAGATGTGTCGTTCAACCCGGTGTTTGTGTCATTCGCCCTGATCAACCAGCAGCAGGCCACCCTGTTTGTTGCTCTTGGCAAGGTTGATGCTCAGTTGCGCGGGGTGCTGGAACAAGATGGCGTGACGCTGCGCGACTACAGTGAAGTGGCTGCAGCCTTGGGTGAAGTGCCGGACGGTGCCAGCCTGCAGGTGGACCCAGCGCGCGTGACTGCCGGGTTGCTGGATAACCTGGCCAGTGGCGTCAAGCTGGTGGAAGGGCTCAACCCGACCACGTTGGCCAAGTCCCGTAAAAGCCTGGCGGACGCCGAGCATATTCGCCGGGCCATGGAGCAGGATGGCGCGGCGTTGTGCGAGTTTTTCGCCTGGCTGGATTCGGCCCTGGGTCGCGAGCGCATCACCGAGCTGACGATTGATGAACACCTGACAGCTGCGCGTACCCGGCGCCCGGATTTTGTATCGTTGAGCTTCAATACCATCGCCGCATTCAACGGCAATGGCGCTATGCCCCATTACCACGCCACGCAAGCAGAACACGCGGTGATCGAAGGTGATGGCCTGCTGTTGATCGACTCGGGCGGCCAGTATCTGGGCGGTACCACCGATATCACGCGGATGGTGCCAATCGGTACACCGAGCGAGGAACAAAAGCGCGATTGCACGCGTGTGCTCAAGGGGGTGATTGCCCTGTCGCGCGCGCAATTCCCCAAGGGCATCCTCTCGCCCTTGCTGGACGCTATCGCCCGCGCGCCGATCTGGGCCGAAGGCGTGGATTACGGCCATGGCACCGGACATGGGGTGGGTTACTTCCTCAATGTCCATGAAGGCCCGCAGGTGATTGCCTACCAGGCTGCAACTGCGCCGCAAACCGCCATGCAGGCGGGCATGATCACCTCCATTGAGCCGGGCACCTATCGTCCTGGGCGTTGGGGGGTGCGTATCGAGAACCTGGTGTTGAACCGAGAGGCGGGCAAGACCGAATTTGGCGAGTTCCTCAAGTTCGAAACCCTGACCCTGTGCCCTATCGATACCCGTTGCCTGGTGCCGTCATTGCTGACGACCGAGGAGCGGCAGTGGTTCAACGACTACCATGGCGAAGTGCGTCAACGCTTGAGCCCGTTGCTCAGTGGCGCCGCGCTGGAGTGGTTGCAGGTACGCACCGCCGCTATATAA
- a CDS encoding 2-hydroxychromene-2-carboxylate isomerase has protein sequence MSKTLEFFFDLGSPTTYLAYTQLPGICAETGSQLVYQPILLGGIFKATGNVSPITIAAKGRYMLQDLARYAKRYGVPLKFNPHFPINTLTLMRAVTGIQLRQPERFIDFIDCLFRALWVDGRNLGDSTVVAQVLAEHGFNPAQVQELTQDEEVKDALKRKTEEAIGRGVFGAPSLFVDQQLFFGQDRLDFVREALR, from the coding sequence ATGAGCAAAACCCTGGAATTTTTCTTCGACCTCGGCAGCCCCACCACCTACCTGGCCTATACCCAACTACCCGGAATCTGTGCCGAAACCGGTAGCCAACTGGTGTATCAGCCTATTCTCCTGGGCGGCATCTTCAAGGCCACCGGCAACGTCTCGCCCATCACCATCGCGGCCAAGGGCCGCTACATGCTGCAAGACCTGGCACGCTATGCCAAGCGTTACGGTGTACCCCTCAAGTTCAACCCACACTTCCCCATCAACACCCTGACACTGATGCGCGCCGTCACCGGCATTCAACTACGCCAGCCAGAACGTTTCATCGACTTCATCGACTGCCTGTTCCGGGCACTGTGGGTGGATGGGCGCAACCTGGGTGATTCGACAGTCGTTGCGCAGGTCCTGGCGGAACACGGCTTCAACCCTGCCCAGGTGCAGGAGCTGACCCAGGATGAGGAGGTCAAGGACGCCCTCAAGCGCAAGACCGAAGAGGCGATTGGCCGGGGCGTGTTCGGTGCGCCTAGCCTGTTTGTCGATCAACAGCTGTTCTTCGGCCAGGATCGCCTGGACTTTGTACGCGAAGCCTTGCGTTAG
- a CDS encoding SDR family oxidoreductase, producing the protein MTENKKIVLVVGAGDATGGAIARRFAREGYVACVTRRSADKLQPLVENIQASGGEAHGFACDARKEDEVIALIEQIESELGPIEAFVFNIGANVPCSILEETARKYFKIWEMACFSGFLNAREVAKRMATRRRGTILFTGATAGLRGAAGFAAFAGAKHGIRALAQSMARELGPMNIHVAHVVVDGAIDTDFIRENFPTKYALKDQDGILDPEHIADNYWHLHSQPRDAWTFELDLRPWNETW; encoded by the coding sequence ATGACTGAGAATAAGAAAATCGTACTGGTCGTCGGCGCCGGCGATGCTACAGGCGGTGCCATCGCCAGGCGTTTTGCCCGGGAGGGTTATGTCGCCTGCGTCACCCGACGTAGTGCCGACAAACTGCAGCCCCTGGTGGAAAATATTCAAGCCTCTGGCGGCGAAGCCCACGGATTTGCCTGCGACGCGCGCAAGGAGGACGAGGTGATCGCGCTGATCGAACAGATCGAAAGCGAGCTGGGTCCGATTGAGGCCTTCGTGTTCAATATCGGCGCCAATGTGCCGTGCAGCATTCTCGAAGAAACCGCACGCAAATATTTCAAGATCTGGGAGATGGCCTGCTTCTCAGGCTTCCTGAATGCCCGGGAAGTGGCCAAGCGCATGGCAACTCGCCGACGTGGAACGATCCTGTTTACCGGTGCTACCGCTGGGTTACGTGGGGCAGCGGGATTTGCCGCCTTCGCCGGGGCCAAGCACGGTATTCGCGCTCTGGCGCAAAGCATGGCACGGGAACTGGGCCCGATGAACATCCACGTGGCCCATGTGGTGGTGGATGGCGCCATCGACACTGACTTCATCCGCGAGAACTTCCCCACCAAATACGCACTCAAGGACCAGGACGGCATCCTTGACCCCGAACACATCGCCGACAACTACTGGCACCTGCATAGCCAGCCACGGGACGCCTGGACCTTCGAGCTGGACCTGCGCCCCTGGAACGAAACCTGGTAA
- a CDS encoding TetR/AcrR family transcriptional regulator, with product MRYSVSHKQQTRDKLLQSSAALAKKEGFASVGVDGLMKAIGLSGGAFYSHFSSKDALFSSIVEHELSQSLERLGEGAVQSRERLARCLKIYLSMAHVEQVQDGCALPSMGAEIARADIAVRQQAQEWICRLQANWARTLESDSLAWAILSQCVGALVVARMMVDPHVQAQVLSSSYNELSQKIAQQ from the coding sequence ATGCGTTATTCAGTCAGTCACAAGCAACAAACCAGAGACAAGCTTCTGCAGAGCAGCGCGGCCCTGGCAAAAAAAGAAGGGTTTGCCAGTGTGGGCGTGGATGGCTTGATGAAAGCCATTGGCTTGAGTGGGGGGGCGTTCTATAGCCACTTTTCTTCCAAGGACGCATTGTTCAGCTCAATCGTCGAGCACGAGTTGAGTCAAAGCCTTGAGCGCTTGGGTGAGGGGGCGGTGCAGAGTCGAGAACGCTTGGCACGCTGCCTCAAGATTTATTTGAGTATGGCTCACGTGGAACAGGTGCAAGACGGCTGTGCATTGCCGAGCATGGGGGCGGAGATTGCCCGGGCTGATATAGCCGTACGCCAGCAGGCGCAAGAGTGGATCTGTCGGTTACAGGCCAACTGGGCGCGGACTTTGGAGAGTGACAGCCTGGCCTGGGCGATTTTGTCCCAGTGTGTGGGAGCGCTGGTGGTGGCCAGGATGATGGTTGACCCGCACGTCCAGGCACAGGTGCTCTCATCGAGCTATAACGAACTCAGCCAGAAAATCGCCCAGCAATGA
- the rhtA gene encoding threonine/homoserine exporter RhtA, with protein MTTSSRSLGSALFPVGLLLIAMASIQSGASLAKSMFPIVGAQGTTTLRLVFASIIMLLLLRPWRAKLTAKSLRTVIVYGMALGGMNFLFYMSLRTVPLGIAVALEFTGPLAVAIYASRRAVDFLWIALAVIGLLLLIPVGETSQGIDLTGAAYALGAGICWALYILFGQKAGADNGVQTAALGVMIAALFVAPIGIVHAGSALLTPSLIPIAIGVAILSTALPYTLEMVALTRLPARTFGTLMSIEPAFGALSGLFFLQEFLSLAQWLAIACIILASVGATLTMRSQSKPIVAAD; from the coding sequence TGACCACCTCATCCCGCAGCCTGGGCTCGGCGCTTTTCCCTGTCGGCCTGCTGCTGATTGCCATGGCCTCGATCCAGTCGGGTGCCTCGCTGGCCAAAAGCATGTTCCCGATTGTTGGCGCCCAAGGCACTACCACCCTGCGCCTGGTTTTTGCCAGCATCATCATGCTGCTATTACTTCGTCCCTGGCGTGCAAAACTCACCGCCAAGTCGCTGCGCACCGTCATCGTCTACGGGATGGCACTTGGCGGCATGAACTTTCTCTTCTATATGTCATTGCGCACCGTGCCCTTGGGAATTGCAGTTGCTCTGGAGTTCACCGGACCACTGGCCGTGGCGATCTATGCCTCGCGGCGCGCAGTTGACTTCCTGTGGATAGCCTTGGCCGTCATCGGCCTGCTGCTATTAATACCGGTTGGCGAAACCAGCCAAGGCATCGACTTGACCGGCGCTGCCTACGCTCTGGGTGCGGGTATCTGCTGGGCCCTCTATATTCTTTTCGGGCAAAAAGCTGGCGCAGACAACGGCGTCCAGACAGCCGCCCTCGGCGTAATGATCGCCGCACTGTTTGTCGCCCCTATCGGTATCGTCCACGCAGGGAGCGCACTGCTGACACCCTCGCTGATTCCAATCGCCATTGGCGTGGCCATTCTTTCCACCGCCCTCCCCTATACCCTGGAGATGGTCGCCCTGACCCGACTGCCTGCACGCACCTTCGGCACCCTGATGAGCATCGAACCTGCATTCGGCGCGCTTTCCGGACTGTTTTTCCTTCAGGAGTTCTTGTCCCTGGCGCAATGGCTGGCGATCGCCTGCATTATCCTGGCCTCCGTGGGTGCGACCCTGACCATGCGCAGCCAGTCGAAGCCTATCGTCGCGGCAGATTGA